ATGCACACCTACCTTTGATTTGCTGGGTACTACGAGTTCTACAACATTTCTTTTTAAAATGGAACATTCTATGCATCTTCAGTTCATCGTTCTAACGTACTAGAAAGAAAGAGCTACAAACTTACATCTTCTCGTTAAGCACTGCAAGCGTATGACAGCCCCTTCCTGCACTCATCATTGGGAGCATTTTCCAGTTAGGCTCCCGAGGATCAAGCCTCTCTGCAGAGCTGGCAACACACATAACAAAGTTAGCAGAAAAGTTTTCTTGCATCCTTCTCACTTGAAAGAGATAATGATTTCGCTAACATGGTAGCAATAGAGAATATGCTAATGCATATTTTGTGAAATAATTTGCTTCATTCGTATTTACACTAAGCCTTAAGCCAACACATGAGCTGCGTTTCTACCAGATCAAAACTGAACCAATCAAGTGGTAAGTACATGCAGGAAAAAGGACAGCACCTCAGGTACTGAACACCGTTGAAGCCACCAACTGCATAAATTGCACCATTAAGTGCTACACCAGCTAGAGCAAAGCGCTGAAAAACAGAGTGACAAAGTCATTGAGACTAAAAAACTCACCATATTATGCAGAGATTGATGTGTTAGAAACAaatatttttccaaaaaaagacAGTACAAGAATTGAAATGGAATCAGGAATTGTTTTGCATCATTGCAGAATTACACACTTTTCCATGAGTAGATGATTATTATTTCCCCTGGTTGTTTGTCTTAGGCAAATTTGTGTACATTCCGCTAAATGTTACAGTAGTGTACTAATATATGAGGGGTAAAAATGTTATCTAAGTTTAGACCAAATGTACACAGGAAAGTGATACTGCTACCTTTTCCAGCATAGTTTGATTCTTTATCCACTTTCCATGAGTAGGATCAAATATCTCAACGTCAGAGAAACATTGACTTCCATCTCCACCACCGAATGCATAGATTCTCCCATTAACACTAACACCAGCAAGGCTCCCCTTCTCATGAGTCAATGATGGGCATGTGATCCAGTCATCACGGCTTCGGTCATAACAGTCAACTTCATGCAAAAGATAAATGCAGAATCAGGACAGAAATTGAGATCCGACAGCTCAAGATGGAATTAAACTTAGAAACCAATAACTAACCTGTATCAAACCAGCAagcaccatcaccaccaccaagaACAAATATCTTGCCATTTAATGCAACAGTAGAGGCATATGACTTCCCAACAGCCATTGGTTTGAGAGGTGTTAGTATGTCCAGTGAAGGGGAAAAGGAGTCTAGTGATGGCAAAAATGAGATGCCATCAAAACCACCAACTAGATAAATGACATCTTCTGAGCCCAAACATTGTTCAACAAACTGGTTAAGTGAATCATCTAGGGTTAAAGGGTCTATTTTTGAATTCAATGTCCTCACTGTGCCCTTTAGTTCCACAATTCTTTTCAGTAACCTCTCATTCACCCCTTGTAAGTGTTGGACTTCTCGGTTGGACCAAGCCTGCATTTTGAACATAAATTAGATACGATCACCAAGAAAGATCGATTTTCTAGGACTTCAATGCTTTAGTCAATAACAAATGATATTCCTCACCAGAATTAACAAACTTAATTTAAAGTATAATCATTAGGTTAAACACTAGCTAGATGCAAGACCAATTTATAACTGTCATGCCTCTGTTCATACAGAGCCTGCACCTAACCACCTAATAATTATCTTAACAGGCCAACTAACTGATCTAATATCTCTCCAAATTCTCTTGACGTGAAGGATAGATGGGCTGGCCCTCCGGCCATCCATAACAGAAGCATAATGGGAAAAAAATCATTTCATTTGGCCCTGCCTTACTTCTTTGATTTCTAGTAAGCAAGTAGGCGTGATACCACTTGCTTTATTCTCTTGGTTCCTACTTTTAATGCCTTTTCATGCTAAAGAATATCAAGACATCTCTTATGAAGTGCAATTGCTGGTCTATGTTGTGCATATAACAATTCCTAAATTTAAGATTGCATGGTTCAGTATAACAAATGTAAGGCATTTCGAGAGGTTATAGCATATCAGAAGAGACCTGCTTCCTCTCCATCATCTCTATGCGCCCAGACAACTCTTTAACTACATCTATCAGCTGCACAAATAAAATTAGTGTGAGAAATTTGGAAATgtagacaagaaaaaaaaaactcgacctgtGGGGGGTAAGACAGCCCCCGGGTATTTTGCTAAGAAGAAGACCTTCTCACGCAGGTCGAGAAAACCCCCGAACCCCTACCCCACCCTTACACAGCAAGACTAAATGAAGTGACACAAAACAAGGATGATAACATGGGATGCCGCTATCAGCTGAGTTCAGAGTTCTAACCTTAGCTTCTGCACATGATTCAGAGTCTAATAACTGCACCAGCAAATTAGAATGCCCCAGGGAGAGCTGATTAACTTCAGCATCTAAGGTTTCTGGCAAATTAGAGTGTCCATCCAGAATTGTGCATTTGTCCTCTTGGGCATACTTACAGCTATAAGCATCGTTTTCTTCAGTCTCAGTAACATTGGCATACAGATAAGGATTCCACTGCTGCGCAGGCAAAGCTGCATGCCCTTCTAACACCCAGTTGAAGCTAAGCACTTTTCCCTGCTTATCAGAATGTTGTTGCTGTTTCATTTCAACCGCCTGGTCTGATAGTTCATGCTCCTCCCTCTCTGGTGGTGTGTCCCCACAATCCAGATCATCAAAACCATTAGAAGATTCATCACCTGAGCTTGCATGTTCCGCATCCACATCTCCTTTCCCAACTTCCTCAAATTTATTCTTCTTTACCATATCTGCATATGACTTTACAACCTTTTCTGATTTGAACTTCCCTTCATGCTTTGGTGCCCATACAGGTGATGATACTAATTCTCTCACATGCTCATCAGCCGGTGCTGCAACAGGGGTCATCCAGAAATTGTTGGGAGGAGATGGAGTAAACATATCCATCAAAACACGTGTTTGAGCATGATCCAATTCAAACTGGAAATAATGAAGCTTCTGGCCAGGGATACTGGGCGTGTTCTTCTGATAGTAGTTGGCTACAATAGCATTTCTGAACTGATTCTCTGCTAGCGGGAAACACCACACCCTTACCCGCATTGCAACCTAAACAAACAAAAGGGCATTAGCATGCACATAGAGGTCATTTCATTGAGAGTCAGTAAGAAAATGGCATTCAAAGATACAGAAAGAAGGGATTGTACCTGGGCAGGATAGCTTGTCTTTCCCTGGCCATCATTTGACCATGCATTTGATTCAGGACAGAACTTACCATTGCCAGCAGCTTCATAGATGCCATACAATTTGCGATCATCATAATTGAATAGGAAGAGAGGTAGTCCTTCCTTAATGTTTCGTACATAGGAGATATGTGCTCTTGGCAAGCCTGAAACACGACACAAGATGGTTACTACCTAACAAGTTGCTATTGTTTGGGAGGCATGGCATATCTTACCCCCTCACAGGAAAAGAAAACAGATGCATTAAAGGAGTAGCTCAGCTTTGTAGATACATAACTTAGAGAAGAGTCGTGATTAAGAGAAATCAAGAGCATACCGAAAAGTTGCCGCGAGTGACACTCTGCAATTGTATTGTTTGTGCAACCAAATATCACAGCTCCAAGATCTTGTGGTTGGAGGTTTCTTGCGGAAATGGACAGGTTTGTCGGCCTGGTGCTTTTCACAACCTGGCTCCACGAGGATTTGCTCTTCACCATTGTAACTGATGCTAGCAAGTTgagaaacaaaaggaaacaGATAAATAGAGTGCACTCTTCTCTGTATCTTCGGTGTTTGCATGCTTGATGCATGAGGCAAGAAAAGGTAATATTATTTGGGAACTACCGGAAACTGTAATTTTTTAAAGATGATGAAAGGACAGAGCAAAGTAGAGTACTAGAGTCACAATTACTACAGTTTGGTGTTATCAAATCAATGGCTAAGCTTGTTGTCCACTAAAGTTGAAGTAGATTCTCAGTTGCTGCACAGTATATTTGCAGACTTATTTCTGACTGACAACAAAACAAGAAGGCAACAGAATTAGGTACATCAGCATACCAaagcgtgtgtgtgtgttttaaCAAAAGCGTAGCAAAGTGAGGTAGCCCTTTTCTGAGATGATTTTTCATATCAAGATCATCACATCCTCTCAGCCAATTTTGCACCATTTAGTTATAATAATGTCGACTGAAGCTTAACCATGTGAAATATGGACATTACATGGTCAGGGCCTCAGGGCAGTAATAAACTTGCACATGGAGATAAAGCAAGAAACAGAGGTGGAGTCaagaaagagatacggttgcaTTTGTTGGAGATGGATTGGAGTACCAAAATCAGTTGAATCAATGCCTGAGTACTAGATGGGATCAGTACAATTTCCCAGTCCTCCCACaagataagttttttttttctcgtggGGCTGCAGGGCAAAATTACAGCAGGAACCAAATGAGCTGTACATGAATAAGGCACTAATAATAATTGAGCAAAGATGAGGCATGCGAAACCAATGAGGAGGCCACGGAAAAAACAAGTTGTACATGAAGGCACTGGTAATTGGGCAAAGTTGATGTATACTGTACTATTCAGCAAGGAACCGCAAACTACTTGGGGGAAGAAaaacaagcaagcaaacaaaaaaaaaccctcTCCACAAAACCCTGTTCTGTTCAGGGGGGCCAGGATGAATGCCCTTCGCACATAGATGGCTGACGGCTACATACATGATACATTGCATAATCGGAGAGTATAAGGAGCGAAATCCCACCCCGAATCATGAGCGCACGCACAGGGAGCAACAATCATCAGTAACAAAGGCCGGCGGGGGCAtgatcgatcgatggatcgaTACCCGCTACAGTAAGAGAAGAGCAGCCCACCCAAATTGTGGGGTTTTGCGGTCGGTGGAGCAAAAGCAAGGATGTGGGGGGGAATGCGGTTTGGGGTAGTGGTACCCTACCTTGAAATCGCTCTGCTTTTGCTGTGGTTGCTTGCTCCAAgcagggaagaggaggaggaacggGGGGGCGATCGCCAACTGCACTGCACTGAAATCCTCCTGCTGGAGCGAGCGGACTGCTCCGACGAAGGGCTTGGAGGAGTGGACTgctccgcctccggcctccgcttGCGTTGTCGTGGTGATTGGTGAACAAGGGAACGAGGATTCCAAGCAAGCAAGGGCGATGGGAGAGGGGTCAAAGTAAAAAGTCTGGCTGGCAGGGTCGGGTGGGTAGAAAAGCGATGCCGCTTTTACTGCTGTGTGTGATGCGTGTCTCAGTATCCATGTCAGGAGAGAAACAACAAGGCCTGGCCCACCCGATAGCCTCACAGGCTCCTGCAAAGGAAGCGGTTTCCGTTGTGGGACCCGCAGGCCCGCTGCTACGGCCCATGGGCTAAGCCCTGCTTCAgttttctcctcctcttctttcatTACcagcttctttctttctttctctgttgGGTTTGAGAACTGAATGAACTGAACGCTCAAATCCCAGGGATCAACCATAATTAACAAACCATAACACAGTCTGTCTGATTAGTCCAGCCCCATTGAGGATCATGCACAAACTGAGACTGCATTGTATACTTGTTTCCACGATTAGCATACGAGAATCAACACTGACGTATCATCCGACCCTGCATTTACATCCACATGGCAGCAATGTGATGCTGCCTTCAAAATTCCAAACCACTATGCATATGTCCATCACAACTCTCAGCAAATCAAAATAAACACAAGAACCATAAGCTCAACTGCTCAAGGCATGGCATGCACACGTCATGTGATGTTTTGCTTCAAAGTTGAGCACTGTCCTGTTTCTCCACACCTCTCTCCACATTCTCCATTGCCTGCTGCACTGTTGACACAATGACAAGGGAAAATGACGGCAGCAAAATAGAAAAACAAAAGTACAGTATAACACTCATCTCCCTAACTCAGTTATTGTAAAGCCAATGCTCCAGTGTGCACATAATTTTAGCTAGGCCAGTTCCAGTGTGCACTTCCAAAGGCTATACCTTTTTGACACATGCGGCTATAATGTCCATTAGAAAGACTTTCCTATGAGCCGGTCATCATACGACCAGAGTAAGCTTTTTAGGATAGGATCCTCTGCCGAGGCTACCCTCTTACTCACTGGTCCAACCTTAATTTGTTGCTAGACTCACTTTAGttatttttttatgttgtttTTAAAAGTACTCTCACTCTTCCCCGTAGAATTTGTGTATCATGATATGAATTAGTGTACATGGGGCTCATGACATCAAGGAGGGCTTAAAATCATTAGAATGAGTTAAACaaggaaataaaagaaatatgCGAAATTCATAAGgtaaacaagttattatcttggtttattttattaataaGCTTGGGAtcaaaatatgatgatgatttgtGGGACTTGCCTTCCTCGTAGTCGGGGTCTTTTAAAGCTTCATCTTCGTAATCTGGGTCGTCAAACACGTTTCTGGAGTTGTCGTTTTCTACATAATTGTAGTATACGTAAGGAAATTAATCAAGCAAACAATCATAGCAGTACATCAAACATAAGTTAAAAGGGCAAAGTTGGGGTTTATAAGGCTTGGGTAATTTTCTAGGATTAATTTGGGATGGTTTTTCCTATTTTGGCCATATAAAATATGGACCTTTTTATTATAGAAAAAGGGATGGAGATTTATTTTAGGAGCTATAGGGTTGAGATTTGGGTAAAGATGGTATGTCTAGGCTTGAAATGGGTTCTAAtctttttggtgaatttttgaaGGAAAGAAATAGGAAAGTGGAATTTTGGTGTACGCTAGTGGAGCTTTTTTCAATTGGCTGGAAAGGGTTGAATTTAATTTCTAACATTAATAATGTGCAAAAGGGATTTGGATGAATTTGTTGGGTTTGTGGATTTGTCTAGTATTTGTGGATAACAGTGTCTGTGCTTACTACTAAGATGGAGGTGTCTGTGCTTACTACTAAGATGGAGAAGAAATCAAGCATAGGATGGGAATGAGATTGGTACCTTGGCGGGTCTCGAGCCTCAGCCGCTGTCTTCAGTTGGGACAAGAGCGTGTCCACAAAAGTGCTTCCAATACTCGCGCCGCTATCGGTCTAGACATCTTTGATGTGGTTGCGGTAGTAGGACTCTGCTCCTCCAGCATTACCTTGCCCCCTCCTTTTGAAGTAGGAGTGGCCCCTGAGTAGGATGACAAGCTCAGGGTGAGCCCTGCTGATGTCGCCTCGATGTCAACCGCAGCATTTACAGCTTCTCCGTTGTGAACCATCACGGCCAGAATCTCAAGCACGCAATCCCACTCCTGTTGACGCAAACAGTCCTGCAAGTCATCAGCTCCAAAATTTACAGGGTAGAAGAACAAGGAGGTGAATGGAGAGATTGTTTTTGAAAGATGAGATGCATCACACATATTTACACAATGGTTGTTTCTCCAGCATCAATCCATGCATAATGTTGCATAATCAGATTGCAGTGTGGATTATGTGACCATGATAAATTTTAGAGCAGGGTGATGGCGATGGATTTTGTCACTTTGTACAATTCTGATCCAGCAGTAGCAAGGCAACAACGAGCTGTATAATGCAGTAGCAAATTTGTCACTACATCTAGATAGGAGGGAATTGCATGCGTTGGATTACGATCCAGCAGAGTCAAAGTGAAATTCAAGCATAAAACAAGTTTGGATCCACCTCTCCATGCAACAGCAGAGTTATTAATTGTTTATCCATCAATCCATAATGCTATACATTCAAATTGCAAATGGCTTGCATGGATTTTAGCACAAGGTCACTCAACAGGGTGTAACTATCTGTCTAATTTTGGTCACTTGATGCACGAATTGAATTTGTGATGGATTTCATCATCACTTGATCTACGAAATTCAGATCCAGCAGCAAGCATATTGAATGCATATACGTACATACAACACAGAGATTGAATTGGTAGCTGGCTGGTACATCTAAGCTAGCACCAACCCGGCCATGAAGCAGTAAGGAGGGCAGTGCGTGCAATGCAATCGATGCTACGCAAGCAGTGCAACGGAGGAACGCAATTCCACGCAGCTTGCATGGCACCGCATGCACGAAGAGAAATATGCAATCACCTGCCGCTGCCTTCGTCGTCGTCAGCCATCCAGGGGGCCTGCGCTCGGTAGCCCCTGCTGCAAATCCCGTCAGGTGGCGATCATCCTCTCCGTCCGGCCAACTGCTACGCCAACAACAATATTAATGCAGATGAGTCAAACAATATATATAATCCGCCACATGATCGAAGAAGCACGTACGACATctgagagggggagggggagagagaagagctagagagaggagagagattgATCATCTCGAGACGCACGCCGGACGGACGCGATCGATCAGCAGGAGAGTCGAggacgacgagcggcggcggtgccgtgcGTGGTTTGATTTAATTGTTCGTAACTCTTTTAAAACCGTTTATACCGTTATGTTCCTTATGTACAAAATAAGACCAGGATTGAGTATATTTAGAAATTATTTTACGTAACTGTCAACTTATGgtgtatatatactaccaacTTATATATCAAGTATGTAGCAGACTATTTGACAACTTATATGGAGACAATTTAACAAATTATGCAGAGATCATGTATCAACTTATTTATAGATTATGTAGCAACTTATATTGCATGTCTAATGTCGTTGATCAAAGTTATACAGAGACAAATGTAACAACTTAGATAAAGGTTGTGTACACCACTTTCGCGTAGCTAAAATAACAATTCATGTAAAGATAATGTAGCAACTTATGTAGATACTTCATGTAGGTAATGGCATTGGATTCAAAATTATTCACGTAGAAACTTACATGTAAAGTTTGTTTGGAGGTTTGAATATAAGTTGCTACAACTTGATACAGACCATAATATAAGTTGACATTCCGTAAAATTAATCCAAAACATATGTATCATGGATCTTGTCTTATAGATTTCATCGTAACTAACAGGACGGTGCAATCAGATTTGAAAACGGTCACTCCATAAGAAAATTATGACATTTCAAAACTTCAAGCACAATTAGCATATTTATTCATCCTCATGTCCACAGGCCACGCGGGATCATGAGCGCTTGCGCAAGCACATGGGCCAGGCAGATAAAGCCTCAGTCGCCACAGGCCGCGGGCCGTGAGGGTCGCGCCCTACGACGTGAGCGCGACCCCACACGAGGAGGCTTTTTTCTTCCAAGAAAATTAGAATGACTTCCAATTTGAAATGATTTCTTCCAATATATATGAATTAAACCGGTAATGTTTCTTGATGAATTTAATGCCTGTAGAGGTACACAGCTAGGCTGTGGTGATAACAAATGATATGGATTGGTACATGAATATTCCAAAATAGTTAATCAGCACCAGGTAAGCAGATGATGGATGACCAAAACTTGAATCTGCAAGTGTTAATAATGCTCTGAgtgccctccccctccccttcagCAGAGTGGGAGGTCCGGTGGAGGTGCCTCGAGAGACTGCAGCTCCCCAACGCCGTCCTCCACGAGGAACGCCATGGCGAGTCCCCAGGTGATGTGCACGTCCAGATGGCAGTGCATCAGCCACACCCCCGGGTTGTCCGCCACGAACCGGATCACGGCCCACCCGTTCACCGGCACGCCCACCGTGTTCCTCATCGGCGGGTCGTCCAGGTTGAACTTGGCGGTGTCGGTGGCGGCGTCAAAGTTGCCGAATCCCTCGGCCAGGATGTAGAAGTCGTAGCCGTGGATGTGGATGGGGTGGTTCTCGCCGGCGAAGATGTTGGTGCCCTGGAGCACCAGCTGCACGGCGGCGCCGTACTTGAGCCTGTACACCTTGGTGCCGGGCGCCGGCTGCCACAGCGCGCGGCTCACGTTCTGCGCCGTGTAGTCGAACTGCACCGGCGGGTTCGCCGGGAAGTCGGCGGTGAACACGCCCTGCTGCGCTCCGCCGTAGTGCGCCTGCAGGATGGACACGGTGGACGGCAGCACGAAGGAGACGTTGTTCATGCTCGCCGCGAACCGCGTGTTGTTGGGCCCGCCGCAGGTCTGCCCCCTGGAGCAGTTGAACAGCCCGACGCCCACAGT
This genomic window from Setaria viridis chromosome 8, Setaria_viridis_v4.0, whole genome shotgun sequence contains:
- the LOC117866206 gene encoding uncharacterized protein; the protein is MVKSKSSWSQVVKSTRPTNLSISARNLQPQDLGAVIFGCTNNTIAECHSRQLFGLPRAHISYVRNIKEGLPLFLFNYDDRKLYGIYEAAGNGKFCPESNAWSNDGQGKTSYPAQVAMRVRVWCFPLAENQFRNAIVANYYQKNTPSIPGQKLHYFQFELDHAQTRVLMDMFTPSPPNNFWMTPVAAPADEHVRELVSSPVWAPKHEGKFKSEKVVKSYADMVKKNKFEEVGKGDVDAEHASSGDESSNGFDDLDCGDTPPEREEHELSDQAVEMKQQQHSDKQGKVLSFNWVLEGHAALPAQQWNPYLYANVTETEENDAYSCKYAQEDKCTILDGHSNLPETLDAEVNQLSLGHSNLLVQLLDSESCAEAKLIDVVKELSGRIEMMERKQAWSNREVQHLQGVNERLLKRIVELKGTVRTLNSKIDPLTLDDSLNQFVEQCLGSEDVIYLVGGFDGISFLPSLDSFSPSLDILTPLKPMAVGKSYASTVALNGKIFVLGGGDGACWFDTVDCYDRSRDDWITCPSLTHEKGSLAGVSVNGRIYAFGGGDGSQCFSDVEIFDPTHGKWIKNQTMLEKRFALAGVALNGAIYAVGGFNGVQYLSSAERLDPREPNWKMLPMMSAGRGCHTLAVLNEKIFSIGGYDTGAKAMVATVEVYEPRMPSWVMVEPMNYTRGYHSSAVLGGSIFTFGGVKAEADTILDVVERYKDGCGWVTTGLKSIGRRCYCSAIVL